A segment of the Triticum urartu cultivar G1812 chromosome 1, Tu2.1, whole genome shotgun sequence genome:
TGATATCGATTCTACCCATTTTGACCCTCCTTTTGGGAATAACAATAGAGGTACTCGTAATTGTGTGGTTAGAAAGAGAAATATCTACGTCGATACAACAACGTATTGGTCCTGAATATGCTGGCCCCCTGGGCCTGCTTCAAGCTATAGCAGATGGGACTAAGCTACTTTTTAAAGAAGATATTATGCCATCCCGAGGAGATATTTCTTTATTTAGCATTGGACCCTCTATAGCAGTCATATCAGTTTTATTAAGTTTTTTAGTTATCCCTTTGGGATATCATTTTGTTTTAGCCGATCTTAGTATTGGTGTTTTTTTATGGATTGCCATTTCAAGTATAGCTCCTATTGGTCTTCTTATGGCAGGATATAGCTCAAATAATAAATATTCTTTTTCAGGCGGTCTACGAGCTGCTGCTCAATCCATTAGTTATGAAATACCATTAACTTTTTGTGTGCTAGCAATATCTCTACGTGTGATTCGTTAAAATAGATCTTTTTCCTATAAAATCCATTAACTATTTATATTCCTTTTCTTATTTAGTATTTGGGTTGGTAAGTTAAACTAGATAGCTATATGAGTGAAACAAAACAGCTTATAAATTTGTAGTAAAAAGAAAAGATCTCATTTCCTACGTACAAGAAAAAAGTGGAAGTAAACATAAGCAGTGTAAACTCTTTATCCCAAGGTTGATATTTTTTAATTAGTCATCATATCTTGAAGCGGCCAAGAATAAAGGATTCACAATATGGAATTCCATTACTAGAATACTCCTAGTTATTACTATAACTTAATAATCCATAAGAAGAATCCACCAAAAGTTAGTGAAGGGTTAGGAACACTAAAGTACATAAAGGATTAGTAATGGAAAATCTAAAACATTAGAGATTTTTGCCCATAAAAGGAATCATAATAAGGACTTGCAATTTGTAGAAATTATCAAGTAGTACTTTCTTCGGATTCCGATCCAGAGTATGTTCCCATTCACTTGTTAAGGAAATGGCTATCAAGAACGAATTAACCCTTTATCCATTTTTTCTTTTTAAAAACCCCCTCCCTGGGGAAAGAAGAACAGTAAAAAAGATATGGAGTGCACTAGAAAAAAATTTCATTATTTCCTTCCTCTATCCATATTCATGCAGAATTTCTCATGAACTAATATAAGATTAAAACAAACAAAGAGTTTAATCTATGACATGCAAATTATAGAAATAGCTCTGGGAGTGATGACCGTGGGCGTGCAAATTAATCCTTTAGAATTACATTATAATTCTAGGAGTGATGATCGCGGGCGTGCCACACAAGTGGTCATGCGCATCAGCAAAATCAGTTTCAAACATGCCTCATGTAAACATATAGCAAGGAGCGGCCTCATGTTTCGAACATGCCGTATGTATATGCATGTGCTTTAGTGCTTCATTATAGTACACGATTTCTTCAGGTTTTGTACGGTAGTTCCAAGGGGAGGCAATAATCAATTATAGTTAAGGTGATTTTCCACAAGGTACATTTTTCCAAGGAAAAGTTGCATTTTTATTTTACTGATTATCTAAGATTTATATATTCTCAGCTATATTCCAAGTTACGTGTTTTGTTTTGTCATCTCAGCATTTTTTTACCTTTTTTTTGTCGTCTCAGCATTTTATACTAACGGCTGACACCGAGGTGAAGCCTCTGAATTTGTTTTAACAGTTTGTATGTATTATATAAGAAGCATTACAATGATATAATAGTATTCTGTGTAAAATGCAGTTGTATTACCATCCATGCTTGTCGTCTAATAAATGAGTGCTTGTAAAGGTACAGCTGGTTTGATACTCATTGTTCATTGTTCTAAGGTATGTCTCAGTTTTAGAATGGTAGCCTGTAGAAAATATAATTGTGTATTCAGTTTCAAAGTATAGTTTTGCATGATTTTCAAAATTTCTATGAATTCAAACTGTTAACTGGTAGTTTTATACTCAAATAAAGATATATATGAATACAAATTAGTTGCTGGTTATTCCTCCATGATTTAGTTTTCCAGTTCAATGTAGTCTTGCGCTCGTGTGATTGAAAACTAAGAATGGAAAAGTGAAGCTACACGTCAAACTACACTACGTGCATATGTGCATACACTTTGCCCCTCCTCTGTTTCTATCACTTTGAGTTGCAGAAAAGGGAAATTACAGGCAGATGAAAAAGCGTATGGGGGTAGCACTAGAAATAGCATATGCGGGTAGCACTAACCTCTGCCTCTGAGCTTGCATCGAGTTCCAAACTTGGAATGAGTCTACATGAGCCCCTGCTGTATCTCGAGGTACCCGCTGACCGCCCCCGCGCGCGATGTTGTTCGGCAGGGAACAACAGCATGGAGCAGCTGCCACAACTTAGGCACGCTGGACGCAAACGGTGCTACACAGCATAGCTCTCGCCCTGCCGCCGCCGACGGCGGCGGCCTCGGACGGCAGACCGCATCTCACCTTGTGTGAATTGTCTCTGAGCTCGAACTGAGGAGAACATAGGCAAGGGAGCAGCTGCCACAGTTTAGTCCCGGGATTGGACGCGCCGGATGCGGGCCTTGCTACCGCAACGCGTCCCTACTTGCCGCCGGCGTCGGCGAGGGCCCCGGACAGTGGTCTGCATCTCACGGTCTCACCTTGTGGCCTTGTGGGAAACGCCTCATGGAGCTGGAACTGAGGCAGCTAGAAGAGTCCAGGAGATAAGTTAAGGGAAATAAGTAAAACAAAATAGCACTGTTTCAGTGATGGGGCTGATCAGAACACGTGTTGGTCGCCAGATGCCACACATGCATAAAAGAGGACATGCACGCCGCATTTACCGCATGAATTGGCTAAAATGGAACCGTGTGCTGATTGCCTCTAATTAAATAGATTTATGTGTTGGCTTATGAAAATTAGCTGGAGAGGGGCACGCATGCATTTATTTGGGCAATTTCGGATCTTCTTCCGTCCTTGCAATGTGGCGCAAGATATTTGGGGACACAATGCATACTTTTTTTATTAACTTTGTGTGCATGCCCTTTTTAATTAACTTTGTTTATTAATTATTCTGGCGCACTTTAATTAGGAATCTGATAATGTCCGTCGGGTACGAACAAATGACAAATCAAACATTTTTATGGCGAATTTAGTGACCCGAGGGTGATAATTTTAGTTAGCAAGCATGCTAACTTCATGTTTCAATTTATTTTTGACAGAGAATTGCCGTGTGTGTCTAACTTGCCATCCTTGTGTCAAGAATTGCTATCGAAAATGTTTGATGTGCCATGTGCTCATACCTGACATCAGGTACTTATCATTCATGTTAATTTATTCATGCATTGTGCTATCGAAAGTATGGTATAGAAATCATACCAAAAGTATTGTATCTATAGTATGGTTCTTAATTCATCGAGGCGTCTGCCTCCCTGCGGCATGATAGATGTTTTGATGAGCAGGTCAATTATTACTCCCGTTgtaacgcacgggcatatgtccTATTAACAATAATAATTGAATTTTGGTGTTTCTTAACTCTCATGTGGCCCATAGTCTAGTTGGGCTACACCTCACTTATTTTTAGTGGTTACACCTAGCTTTATGGGCTAAGTAGGATTGATAAGCCTTAGCCCAGCCCACCGGCGCAGCAACGAGGCCCATCCGTGTTCCCACACGTATAAGACCTAGCACGCCGCCTCCATTCCGAGACCtctcgcccgcgccgccgccgcctccctgccctctttgccgccgccgcccgttgCCGCGGacgcctcctcctcgccggcgagaTGGTACGCTCTCCCCTCACTGTTACCTATGGCGGCTCTGATCCGTGCTCCTCCGTATGCCGTGTTTCAGCCTTCGTGCCTGCCTGTGGGGTGTAGGAAGCATCTAGGTTTGCGATTGTCTGAGTGGCTTGCACACGGGGATCTATGAATAAGGATTCGAAATTACTAGTCTTTCTCGTGGTTTTGGTCTGCTTCGCTGAGAAATCATCCTTGAAGCCGTAGCATCTGTCAGATCTAGAGTAAACTTGCCGGCGGCTTTATTTTTCATCTGGTGTTGCTTGGTAAGATTTGCGGCTTGCCCAATTATACTGTATTATGAAGTGGTCAAAGAGGATGTTAAGGTGTTCCTATAGTTAGATTTTCCACTTCTGGGACCGGTTTTACTAATATGATATGCTCAGTGGTGGACTAATTGCCATAAAATGGAAGTATGAAACTTTGATGCTATCCTTGGTTTGTTATAGTTATCTATTAGCATGGATGCAACTCTTACCGTTTGCTCCAAGATTTACCACTAGAAATCTGAGCTTCAGCCTTCATTTTTCCAAAGCTCGATTGGCTAGCATGAGGCCTTGGGCAGCACTAGTTATTTCCTCACTGTTGTGTTCATTCTATGACATACATTGCTAATTTGCTATGATCTACATCGTGCTTGTCATACAACTGATAATATTATCCTGATGTTTTATGTATGACTGGTCATACATTGCTGTTGCCTGTATCAACTCCATATGTGAAATTTATAAATTATTTTCTGATGCTGCTTCTGTAGATAGTAAATCATTTTGCTGTTTTGCTATACTTGTGGAAAAATGTTTTAATTTCTTAATGTTTCTGATGTATGTGCAGACGAAGCGCACCAAGAAGGCTGGAATCGTTGGCAAATATGGTAAAAACATTGCGGCTGCCCAGATCATTGTTCAACAACCTCATGAATGTGTAACTATTGTACTCACGTGTCCTTGTTATTTCAATGTTGTGTAGGTACCAGGTACGGTGCCAGTCTTCGTAAGCAGATCAAGAAGATGGAGGTCTCCCAGCACTCCAAGTACTTCTGTGAGTTCTGTGGCAAGGTAAATCTTTCGATGGTTTTATTGATTACTTGCGTTGTGTTTAGAATGGTAAAGTGTCTGCTGGTGGTTCAACTGAGCATCTATGTTGTATGACAAGTGTTTTTGGCATTTGGCTAGATTGAAATTAGCACATATCTTTTTGTGAGTAAAAAAATGCAGCATAATTGTATAGGTTATGTGCTCTTGTTTTGCATGATGATGGTTTAGAGGATAACTACTTGGTTCTAATATGCTGAATTGCTGGTTGGCAAAACATAAAGAATTATATTGTAGGCTGTTGTAACCCTTTGTATTGTCATGAGTTGTTTGAGTTTAATGCCTGCTGCGTCTTTTAACCACTGGCCTTCTAGATAGGGAACAATGAACAACGGCTTTTGATTGTTTTGTATGATGAACGTTTATAACTCTCAAATGATTTAGTTTAATATTACCCACTTGCTGATTGGCAGAATATGAAGAATTGTTATTGCAGGCTGTTGCAGTCCTTTCTATTGTCATTGGACATGCATATGGATTTTGTAACCCTGTTAAGTTTAATGCTTATTGCTTCTTTTAACACTTGTAGACCTCTAGATATGGAACAGCGCCCACCAGCTCTTTATTCTAGTCACTTTACACATTTCCAGCCCTATGGAAATGATGATAGCATCGATAACTCATAGATTGGTCAATAGTGATAACATGTTAGTCTCCTCGCTTGATTCAATGTTTCTTTTATCTTAACACGTTCTTGATTCACAGTTTGCCGTGAAGAGGAAAGCAGTCGGAATCTGGGGATGCAAGGACTGCGGGAAGGTTAAGGCCGGTGGTGCCTATACCATGAAGTACGTGCCGATGCCAATTACACACTGTATATTTCCAAATAGCTCATTGTCCTGCTCTACCATATGTGCTCATCTTGTTGTTCTGCATTTCCAGCACTGCCAGTGCGGTCACTGTCAGGAGCACGATCCGTCGCCTGAGGGAGCAGACTGAAGCTTGATCGCGGTCGATCTGACCAAGGAGCCTTTGGATTTTGTAGTTCAGACGAGACTCGTGCAACGCTATGTAGCCTAAATTGACAACATACAATGTTATTTATCGGCTTGTTGGGTTCTGAAAGTATCCGGCTACGCTAAAATGTGTATCTCGTTTATCGTGCTTAGTTGATCGTCTGAAGGTACTCTTTGTGTGTGTCGTTGGTTCTTGAATCTTGATGCTATTGTCATCTGTTATTAGAAGAACTAGCAGGGCAGCCTGTGCATCTGTGCGTCTATTTGCATAGACTTTAGCTGTTGTTGTTCATATAGACTGGaaatgttttgaacagaaaatttACTTGACTTGACTGTCAGGATTGCACTCACGTATCTGCGATTTATTGTTCATGTTATTTACGTCGCTTAATCACATTGCAATTTGCTTTCACCAACATATTTTCTTAATGTCATGAAGTTCCTGGAGGGGAAGTTAGTGCTTGTCCAATCCTGCTGAAGTATACAAATTGTCTTCGTGTCATTAAATACCCTGGGCCATTACTCTTAGAAACTCCCAGATGTCACATTCACATTGCTTCTGGGGCTGTTATGAAGGTCATCGTTGCTTCTGATGCAATTGCCCAGTTTGGACAATTGCTTATGTATCACTAATTTAGCTAGTCCGAATCTTTGATCAAGAGATACTTTGCTGGTGGGTATAAGGTTAGGAGAAAGATCTTTGATTTTTAAATATAAGCCCCATGATCCAGACTTGTTTATCTGCTGGTGTTTCGCCCTTTTGGAAAGGAGTATCATGAGCTACTAAAGCAGTTAAATTAGGTTACCCGGCTAAATTAGGAGGGCTAGTGGGTTGGCCCTACATATATATTCTTGCAAATGAACACATTGTTACTCATGTTCATGTATCTACTGTTTGGAAATGAACTGTTCCTCCTACTTGACCATGTTTGATTTCATATGTATATTCACATATGTTTGTAGTTTTAGTTCTCGTGTTTAAATTTCATAGAGTATAATCTCATCAATATACCGCAACTAATTACTGCAGCACACGCGGGTATCGTTTACTTTCATAGTCCTATATGCTCTATTTCAAAATAtttgtcgtggttttagttcgaCAAATATTtgagaaacggagggagtagcaagTAGCCTGCCCTCGTGGAACCGGAGAAAAATAACTCAACGGCTCCACTTCCCAACTCCCACCGTGCTGATTCGGTCATCGTCCTGGTCAGACTACACTACTCCCCACCACCCCACTCCACTCCACACCGCCACCATGGCTCTCCTCCGGCGGCCACCGCTCGCCCCCAGTCCCATCGCCGCCGCATCCCTCCcccaccaccgcctccacctcgCCACCCCACACATACACCTCACCAGACCCCCTCCCTCCTCTCCCCGCCTCCGCATCAGCGCGGCCCCCTCGCTCCGCCCCCTCCGCGGCATTCCATCGAGCCGGTGCCATGCGGCGACAGGAGATCCGGCGCCGGCGCTCTCTCAGGCGCCCTCCGCCGGCGGAGGCGGCGCGCGGGCCGCGCTGGTGCGCGTCGGGGAGGCGCTGTCGCTCGGGTTCCCGCTGTGGGTCGCGTCGGCCTGCGCGCTCGCGCTGTGGCGGCCGGCGAGCTTCCTCTGGGTCACCCCCACCGCCCAGATGGTCGGCTTGTCCTTCACCATGCTCGGTTCGTGCCCTCCGTCCATTGCTCCCTCCCCTGCTTCTCTATTCCTTCCTCCTCTTTTGCCTGTACATCTCAGTTGAGATGCAGTAATTCAGACGTTCAGAGATGTCTCGATGGCTGAATTTTTATGATTGAAACATGGttgtaatccctttgtgcaggaATGGGGATGACGTTGACGCTTGATGACCTGAGAACCGTGCTGTTGATGCCCAAGGAGTTAGCTGCTGGGTTTCTACTTCAGTACACTGTTAGTTCTGCAACTTCTTCAGTGTTTCTTTTGATGTCGCAATAAACCCTGTAGCCATACTTTCACTTTTCCATGTCTTTTCTATTGCAAATCGCATAGGAATATTTTTTATGCAAGGGCCAAGGAACACGTACCCTAGATATTCAACAAGGTTTTCATTTCCAATTTTTTTTATCCAGCTCAAATGTTGTCCATTTAGATGAACCATAAAAGTTTCTTATCTGAAATGTTGGACTGGATGGCGCGTCGCATGTAAACTTCATGATCCCTCAGAAtggaaaaagaaaagaaagcCTCCATGAGTCATCTCCATTATACCTGTGGTTTTGTTATTTTAGTGTTTGCGGTTTACGACTATTCTATTTGCACCAAAAATCCAAAGTGGGTGATTTATGTACAGGTGATGCCACTGTCCGGATATCTCATCAGCAAGCTATTGAACCTGCCATCCCATTATGCTGCTGGACTGATTTTGGTTTCCTGTTGCCCTGGAGGTACGCTTGCATTTTCCCTTTCTTTATTAATTATATATTGTCAGCTGGTTAAACTGAAAGGGAGCTACTCTCTGCAGGCACAGCAAGCAACATTGTTACCTACTTAGCAAGGTAAGGACGAGAGAATGTAAAACCTGCATATAGTCACGATCGTACTGGAACAAAGTTCTGGGCCTCTAACTGAAACTAATTTGTTCCGAGTCTGTTAATATAGTTTTATATATAGGGATTCCTGAGAGTTATTTCTTCTCAAGATTGTTGAATAACCAAATTTTCAAGCTGGCCTGTCTAGTGTTGTCTGCTAGCAGAAGTTGGTTACGTGTGACTAAAATCATTAATCCCTTTTTGGTAAGGAATCGCTGAAGTCTACTAGTAATGTTGTAGTCGGCTTCGACTACAGCACTGTTACTTAAGAAATGTAGCGTGTGAAGAGTTGAGGATTAGACAGCACTGAagggtactccctccgtccgaaaaagcttgtccctctagatacatccatttgagggacaagcttttttggacggagggagtagaagtGAAGCACGGGTAGGGAACATATGAGGTTACACGCTGTTCCTTTTATAGAGCCTGAGTCAACCTACTTCTACTTGAGAACCAGCCAACATAAACCTTACTAGGACTCCTCTAGCTTGTGTGATATAACCTACTTACTCCTTGATCTGCTGGCTGAGCTGGCTTCCTTCTGGAGTGCTAAACAaaattcaattcaagcttttcatCAATATTTCATCTCCAACTCGGACTGCTACCAGCCTGCTACTTGACAAGTAACCGACTCAGCTACCAGATGTCTGTTCATCTGCCAAATCAGCATGCCTTCGTCTCTGCGCTCTTATAGTGCTTTCCCCAATAGGAGTCCACACCAGTTAACAAGCCTTTCCCACCTATAGTGGGCCAACCGACTAGGACCATTAAGCAGTTTGCCGAAATGAAACACAACCACTTTTGTCTCTGCGATCTTATATTTCTGACTAAATTTACAAATAGATTTATTACAATGTAGTTTTTTATAAGGACTACACATTAAGGTGGAATCAGGGTCAGGTTCCATATGGCCAGATGCTTGTACTTGGTTTTATCTTTGATATCTTTAGAGCTTAAAAAGCAATTACTGGCCAGTAATGAATGATCAAGTGACCCATTCGGTGCATCACAATATTGTTATCGTTGATTAATCCCTAGCATCCTAATAATATGGTTGAACTGAATACTTAGTGATGCAGAAGCATCACAAGAACAAATTGTTTTCTCATTGACTAATAATTTTTATAGTACTTCCTTccttcacaaatataagatgttttgaatatttcagtatggactacatacggactgtaatgagtgaacaaacacactaaaacatGTCTATATGCATCCGATTCAGAAAAAAGTTAAACGTCATATATttgtaaacggagggagtactaaataTCTCCAATACTTCAGTGGAGATCACTGTCTGTTATGAAAGTGGATCTGAAACTTTATACATTGCTACGTATATGTACAAAAATGGAAGAGAAAACAATTTTAAACATCTATTTTTCATTAGCGCCAAAATATAGTGTAGACTAATTTGTATCCTTGTGTTCCAGGGCAAATGTTGCTCTTTCGGTGCTGATGACAGCAGCAAGCACTTTTGCTGCAGCGGTAATGACTCACTTACATCAATTACTATATTCTGGCAGCGTCGAATAACCTTTATTTTCCTGATAATGCAGTTCATGACTCCTCTTTTGACATCCAAACTGGCCGGGCAATACGTCGCAGTAGACCCTATGGGACTGTTCGTGTCGACGTCTCAGGTGCTGACAGTTTCTGTATTATAACTTTAAGTCCCCCTAGTTCTGGCTAAGGTTGATATATCTGAATGCAGGTTGTCCTAGCGCCTGTTCTTTTGGGTGCTCTGCTTAATCAGTACATGGGCCGTTTGGTTGAGTCGGTTTCTCCCGTGATGCCGTTCATTGCTGTAGCAACAGTAGCTGTTCTTTGTGGCAATGCGATCGCACAGAATGCTTCGGCCATCCTGGCATCTGGCCTACAAGTGGTACTGTCGGTCATCTTCTTGCATGGATCCGGCTTCTTCTTTGGCTATGTTCTTTCAAGGGTGCTTGGCATCGATATCGCTTCATCACGAACAATCTCGATCGAGGTTGGCATGCAGGTAATTTCTATTGTGCGCTTTTTTCAGCAGATTTTTACAATGGACTTAAGTGTTGCCCAGATATCTCCCATTACATTTTCATCAATGCAACCAAGGAAGCACATAGCCGATGCTGCGCTCTTTCTCCCATTGCACACCGCAGTTTCATTATGTATAATATTAGTTATCTCTAGAGAAGTTTTGGTGTGTGTATCATACTGAATTTCTTGTGGATGCAGAACTCGGTGCTGGGTGTGGTTCTCGCGGGCAAGCACTTCGGCAGCCCTCTCACGGCGGTTCCATGCGCGGTTTCGAGCATCTGCCACTCTATCTATGGTAGCCTGTTGGCCGGGGTCTGGAGGTCCATGCCCCCGAATGACAAGCAGTGAGCATGACGGATGAGACAGATAGATACTTTAGTGGTTGCAGTAACTTGAGTTATGAGTTATTCGGAGCTATTTGTGCTTGTGGGAGAAATATTTTACCATGAAAACCAAGTCAGCAACGTGCCTGCCCCTTATTCATTTCTTTGCCAGCTTTCACTTCCCAAATGACCATTGGTTTCTACCTCTACTGTTTTATCCCTTGCATAAGTTGCCAACACATCTGCACGCTCAAGTAAACCAAACAACAATGAACTCCTTGTCTTCAGCGATCAGAGCACGGAGCTCAGCTACAACAATATGTCCACCAGTACCATGGCCTTGATCTTGGGAATCACCGTACCGACTGGAGAACGATTAACCGTTGGGGAGTTAACTCTCTGAATAACGGACAAGCAATCCAAGGCCGATGATCGCGAGCGAGATCGGTGGCCGATGACGTTTCCCCTTCCACATTGTGCTCTCATGGGCATGTTGGCCTGAAGGTGTTACGCTCAGTATATTTTGGTAAGATAATAAATGAAAACATGTGAAGGAAAAAAGTTGAGTTGCGAATGACCTTTTTGTGCAACGTATCTGTAAAAGTAAACAAAAAAAAGTTGCATGTCTAAGCCCAGGTTCGAACTGGGGACCTTTAGTGTGTGAGACTAACGTGATAACCAACTACACCACCCAGACATGTTAATACACATGGTCGAGCTCATTTATATACTGGTGCAAGCACTCAGACGATCTGTATTGGTTATTAGCCTGTTAATTGCGTGTTTTGCTTCAGTGTAGTTCCCTCCAGAGAAAACAAATTTTGGCAAGGTGACCATGTTACAGGAcatttgcaaaaaaaaaacatgGTACAGGAAATTGACTTCAGTGTCATTGAGGTCGGTTGGCCTCACGAACGACGAAAATAATCTCTACTATTAAATGGCAATCGAACGTCGTGATGGTTCGAC
Coding sequences within it:
- the LOC125528540 gene encoding 60S ribosomal protein L37a-1 isoform X2, with protein sequence MTKRTKKAGIVGKYGTRYGASLRKQIKKMEVSQHSKYFCEFCGKFAVKRKAVGIWGCKDCGKVKAGGAYTMNTASAVTVRSTIRRLREQTEA
- the LOC125528540 gene encoding 60S ribosomal protein L37a-1 isoform X1, coding for MFLMYVQTKRTKKAGIVGKYGTRYGASLRKQIKKMEVSQHSKYFCEFCGKFAVKRKAVGIWGCKDCGKVKAGGAYTMNTASAVTVRSTIRRLREQTEA
- the LOC125528530 gene encoding probable sodium/metabolite cotransporter BASS1, chloroplastic → MALLRRPPLAPSPIAAASLPHHRLHLATPHIHLTRPPPSSPRLRISAAPSLRPLRGIPSSRCHAATGDPAPALSQAPSAGGGGARAALVRVGEALSLGFPLWVASACALALWRPASFLWVTPTAQMVGLSFTMLGMGMTLTLDDLRTVLLMPKELAAGFLLQYTVMPLSGYLISKLLNLPSHYAAGLILVSCCPGGTASNIVTYLARANVALSVLMTAASTFAAAFMTPLLTSKLAGQYVAVDPMGLFVSTSQVVLAPVLLGALLNQYMGRLVESVSPVMPFIAVATVAVLCGNAIAQNASAILASGLQVVLSVIFLHGSGFFFGYVLSRVLGIDIASSRTISIEVGMQNSVLGVVLAGKHFGSPLTAVPCAVSSICHSIYGSLLAGVWRSMPPNDKQ